CGACGCGTGGACGACGAGCGATACACGCGAGTTGCGCTTCGAAAACGAGGTTGCTCCCGACTACCGGATTCGAGCCGATCCCTCGCGAGTCAAGACGATGCTCGAGAACCTCTTTCGGAACGTCGCCGATCACGGTGGCGAGACAGTCTGGGTCGAACCCCTCGAGACGGGGACCGGATTTGCAATCAGCGACGACGGGCCAGGGATTCCCGAGGAAGACCGAGATCAGATCTTCGAGTACGGCTACTCCTCAACGCCGGAGGGGACGGGACTGGGGCTGTCAATCGTTTCCTCGATTGTGACTGCCCACGGGTGGTCACTGTCAGTAACCCAGAGCGAGAACGGCGGGGCACGATTCGAGATTTCGACCGTCGAACGGGCCTATACGGGCGAGGACGACGTCACGGAGTTCGACGAGGACATGGCTTCGACCCACACGAACTCGAACGCCACAGTCGAATCGACGGCTCCCGACGAGGACGCAGCCGACAGCGCCCGCTTCTCGTTTAAGTGATTGTGTTCGCGCCACCGAGTCGCTCCGCTCCGGTATCGATTTGCCAGTCCGACTGCAGGAGGTTGTGGTCGGGCCGACACTGACGTACAGGAGTCCGTCTCAGTCGTCGGCCGGCGTGGCAGCGCGCGAGGTGATGTCGACCGGTTCGGCGTCAACCTCGAGTTCGTCGAGTGCGACCTGGGCGGCGCGTTTGCCGGAGACGAGCATGGCACCAAAGGTTGGACCCATGCGTGGCAGGCCGTAGGTCGTCGCGGTCGCCATACCGGTCGCGATCAGGCCATCGTGGACGAGGCCGGTGTGTTCGACGACGGCGTCTTCGGACTTGCCGACCCACATCGAGTCGTGGCCGGGCGAGTCGTGACCGGGTGCGCCGTAGGTGTTGTCGTCGGTCTGGTCCATGACTTTGCCGCGTTCTTTGGCATCCTGAATGCCGGGTGCGTCGAGCACGCCGCGCTCGTCGAGTTTCGTGATCGCCATCGCGTCGTGGCCCGTCGCGTCGATGACCAGATCCGCTTCGACCGCAATCGGGTCGACGCAGGTGATCTCGCGTGGCAGCGCGTGGACCGGCGTCCAGTTCATGACGATCCCAGAGACCTTGTGGTCCTCGCGGATGACGATGTCCGTGAACTCGGTCATGTTCTGCATCTTCGCGCCCGCGTCGCAGGCGGCCTTGATCAGGCCGGAACAGGCCTCTGGGCCGTTCGCAACATAGAGTCCCTCGCTGTCTTCGGACTGCTTGTGGGAGACGTCGAGTTCGTCGAGAATCTGCTGGGCTGGGTCACGAACGGTGACTTTGTTCATGAGGAAGCCACCGAGCCAGAAGCCACCGCCGAGGTAGTTGTTCTTCTCGACGACCATCACTTTGACACCGCGCTCTGCGAGTTCTTTCGCCGCGGTGAGTCCCGAGGGACCGCCACCGACGATGATGACGTCCGAGTCGGAGAAGTCCATGAACTCCTGGGTCCATTCTTGCCCGATTGCACGCGTTACGTCCGCCTCGCCAACGTCACTGAACTTGTCGAAGTCGCTCATACAACTAGGTGGTAGCAGTCGGTGGTGAAAAAGATGTCGTAACAGTCGTTCTCGACGGAATAATGATGTGGGACTATAGTAACAACTGCAACTATTTACACACTGATCGCCCACCTGTCTGGCGATCAGGTGTGTACTGACTTGCAGTGGCTACTATAGATATTGGAGGCATTCGAGAGTCAGTACACTGAGATACAGACGAGAGACTCACCCTTTCCTCACGTCTCGGCAGTCGCCTCGAGCGAATCCTCGAGTAGCCTCATCGCGAGGTCGATCTCGCGCTCGGTCACGTCCAGCGGCGGGAGCAATCGCAGCGTTTTGTACCCACAGCCAAGCGTCAGGAGACCGCGTTCGAACGCTGCCTCGAGGACGGTTTCACGGTGGGCTTTGGTATCGAACTCGACGGCGAGCATGAGGCCGCGGCCGCGAACGTCGATGAGGCGCTCGTGCTCGGCGGCCAGTTCCTCGAGCCGATGTCGGAGGTGCTCACCACGCGTACGCACGTTCGCGAGCAGGTTCTGTTCGTGGATCACGTCGAGTGTCAACGCGCCCTGCAGCGAGGCGAGGATGTCGCCTGCGCCCCACGTCGAGGAGAGTCGCCCCGTTTCCTCGGGAAACACGTCCGAGCGCGAAATCGTCGCGCCGACGCGCAGGCCTTTGCCCGCGGCGATCACGTCCGGCGTCAACTCGAGGTGGTCGACGGCCCACAGTTCCCCGGTTCGGCCCACGCCGGATTGAATCTCGTCGACGACGATTTTCAGGCCATAGCGCTCGCGGAGGGTCTCGAGGTCGCGAGCGAACGCCTCGTGAGCGACGCGGTAGCCGCCTTCGCCCTGAATCGGCTCGAGGATGACGTAGGCGAGTTCGTCGGGGTCGATAACGCCGGTGTCGGGGTGGAGCGTGTCCGCGAGGACGTTCCCGCCGGGACCGTCGGTCAGCCACCGGGTTTCGTAGGCCTCTCGGCTCGCCGGGTACGGAAGCGCGATGATGCCCGGTATCTCGGGGTAGCCACGCCGATGGACGGTCTTCGAGCGGTTGAGCGAGAGCGCGCCGAGCGTGCGCCCGTGAAATGCGCCCTCGAAGGTGGCTCCGCGGTGACCGCCCGACGCGTAGCAGATCTTGATCGCGTTTTCGACGGCTTCGGCCCCCGAATTCGAGAGAAAGACGCGGTCCATGTCGTAGTGGTCGGTCGCGGCGACGAGGCGGTCCATCAGCTGTGAGGGGCCGGGAAACTCGGTCTCACGTGGGTGATCTGATCCCTCGAGAGCCACGTAGAAGTCCTGTCCGGCGATTTTGAGGGGATCGACAAGGTCGAACTCCTCGAGTCGGTCGCGGAGAACCGGATTGTTGTAGCCGAGCGGCGCGGCGGCGACGTGACTCGTAAAGTCCAGCAGGATGTTGCCGTCGACGTCGGTACAGAACGGCCCGACGGCCGGCGCGCTCGCATCCCAGACGAACTCGTAGACGTAGGTACTCGGCGCGGCAGTCGTGTGGTGGTACTCGGCCCACCGCGTTGCGCGCTCGCCGGGGATAGTCTCGACCGACGGCTCGACCGTGTCACGATCCATAGGCATGATAGAACGGGATAGACCAAAACTCATCCGAACGGTCTACAAATATGAGTATTTGTTCACGTTGTCCCGCTCGAGGCGGATTTTGAGTACCAATGGTGGAATCTCGGCGCCTAGATGACGAAAATGACCGAGGCAACCGCACCGCCGACTAACAACACGGCGCTGTAGATCGCAATTTGGCGACGAAATCGCTGGTTCGACGACGTCGCGGCCAGCATCGCTTTGACGATGATACTCGAGACCGTCGCGAGCAAGATGGCAATCGTCGCCTCGGCGGCTGCGAGCTCTCCGCCGCGGTAGAGGACGACTGCAGAGGTCGTTGCACCCGCACTCGAGACGAACCCACTCGCGACGGCGGTCGCGTAGAATCCCAGGGTGCCGAACCAGGTTTCAGCGAGCGAGCCGAAAACGAGCACGCCGAAAAAGACCGCGCCGAAGCCGAGCGCGTTTTTCAGCGAGAACGGGCTCTCGAGTTCCATCTCGCCGGATTGACGCCAGTCGGCGGTGAGGCCGGCGATGACGAACGCGAGCACGATGACGGCACCGAGCGGGACAACGGCCTCGAAAAGGATCGGACTCCCACTGCCAATCGTAAAGCCGACCGCAATCGCGAGGTTACGAGCCGCCATCGCCGCATTTGCGAGCAAGATGGCGGCGACGGCGTAGGATGCGGCGGCGGGGCGCTGGCGGACGTGATCAAGCATTGTCCCAACGACGGCTGTCGAGGACGCAAGCCCGCCGAAAAACCCGGTCACGGCGATCCCGCGGCCGCCGTAACTCGAGACGATGGCGTAGTTGACGATGCCGATACCGGCGACGGCGACGACCATGAGCCAGATCACCTGTGGCTCGAGGTCGAGCGTCGTCGCGCCCAGGTCGAGTGGATACTCCGGCGGCAACAATGGGTAGATCACGAACGCGAGAATCGCGAACTCGGTCGTCGAGCGCATTTCCTCGCGGGAGAGTCCCCAGGCGAACTCGTGGAGTTCTCGCTTGAGGACGAGCAGCAGCGACGAGAGGACGGCGACGGTCACGCCCTCGACGATGAAGCCGGCCGCGACGAGCGCGCCAACGCCGTAGGCGACGAGCATCGAGACGGAGGTCGTCAGCGAGAGTCCGGCCTCGCTGGCGTCCGGTTCGCCGAGCAAGCCCTTGACGGCCAGCAACACACCCTGGACGATGACGAGCAGGCCGCCCAAAATGAGGAGGCTCTCGCCGATGTCGGACTCGACGACGAGGATTGTGAAGACGGCCGCGAGCAGACTGATCAACGAGAACGTCCGAATACCGGCCGCCTTCTGTGACCACTCGCGCTCGAGGCCGAGAAACATTCCCAGTGCCCCAGCGAGTGCGATTCGGACGACTGGCTCCTCGAGCGGCGCCTCGACGAGTTGCAACGGAACCTCGTTCACCCTCGAGCGTTCATCGGGAGCGTATATAAACGACGTGCTGAAAGAGTGCCTGAGCGTGATGAGTGGCGGCTGTGGTAATGCAACATCATGGCTGTCAGATCTGAGCCAGTGATGGAAACACACCACGAGTTAGTGTGTACTGTGTTCGAGAACGGCCGAGCAGTCGCTCGCGAGTTATCGTTCGTAAACAGGAAAGCAAATCGCGTGGCGGAAAAAGGCCACGCGATTGCTTGCCGCCCTGAATTGGTCCCCGCTGACGCTTCGGCCCTCCAAGCGAAGCGTCAGGTGAAAAAATTCGCTGGGTGTACTTAACTGTTGCGACACAGGCTTCGTTGGTGATAGGTTGGGTTTGCTAGATGTGTTCCTCCTCGAGGACCCAGCCGAGTGCGCGTTTGTAATAGGTAAACATCTCTTCGACGCCGTCGTGGCGCATATCCTCGCTCTCGAGGTGTTCGATGAGGAACTCATACTGCTCGCGAATCTCCGATTCATCGCGCATGGGGGATGCTATGGGACGGATGACCAAGACCGCTTTGGGGACAGCAATGGCTCTCGAGTGATCAGTACGGGTCAGTTAGCTCTCGACGTCGTCTCTGTCGTCGCAAAAAAGCGGCCAGGAGCGGATGAGTCGATGAGCAATCGAACGCTACGGGGATCGGTTAGAGGTCGTCGTCGTTGTCGTCCTCGTCGTCTTCGTCGTCCTCGTCTTCGTCATCCTCGCCGTCGACCTCAGTATCCTCGAGCGTCAGGGTGACGTCCTCGTCGTCGCCGTCGATTTCGACGTCTTCCTCGGCCTCGTCGCCCTCGTATTCGGCGTGGACCGTGTACTCGCCGTCCTCGAGGTCCTCGAATTCGACTTCACCGTCCTCGTCGGTTTCGTCTTCCCAGTCTTCCTCGTCGTCCATCAGGTCGTCATCGTCGTCCTCGTCATCCTCGTCGTCTTCGTCCTCATCGTCTTCATCATCCAGTTCTTCATCGTCATCTTCGTCGTCGTCCATCTCGTCGTCTTCATCGTCCTCGTCGGCTTCCTCGAGTTCGACGGTTGCGCCTTCGACAGCGTTGCCGTCAGCGTCTTCGACGGTGACGGTGAGCGTGTAGCCATCTTCGTCGTCCATCTCGTCATCTTCTTCGTCCTCTTCATCCTCCATCTCGTCATCTTCTTCCTCTTCTTCATCGAGTGGATCCTCTTCGTCGTCATCCTCTTCGTCGACTGCGGGATCCTCCTCTTCAGGTGGTTCATCATCGGGATCATCGCCATTGCCGTCGTCTGCACAGCCAGCCAGAACGAGCGCACTGGTTGTACCTACTGCCGCGACGAACTTGCGTCGGTTCAGTCTTTGATGGGACATATCTCTGGATAGGACGTTCCACTTGGTTTCGGTGCGGCCTGCAGGTGCCGTATGTTAATGACGCATTGAACAGCATCCGGTCGCTGATGACCGTTTCAGCCCCGTTACACTCCAGAATAGGGTAGAGTCATCAGCTCGTATGTCTTTCAGGGTGGAACTTCGCTGTCTGTCTCCACTGAGTCATAACATAGTTGTAGACTCATTGAGAGTGTCCACTCGTGAAACGTCGGATCGCGTTTGGGTTTGTCGTTGCCCTCTGTTTGCTGGTGGCCCTTTTCACCGTTATTGGTGGCCAGGACGTCCTCGAACAGTTTCGGGCTGCAGACGGGCGATTCCTTGCACTCGGCGTCTGTTCTGGACTTTGTGCGCTTACGTTCCGTGGCATTGTCTGGGAACGGTTCGTCTCGGTGGTCAACACCTCAATCACGCGCCGACGGATCGCGGCCGTCTTTCTGACCGCGATGTTCATCAAATACATCACCCCCTACGGCCAACTTGCAACCGAGCCGTTCGTCGCCTATCTGGTCGCTCGAGGAGAGGATATCGCGTTTGAAGACGGTCTCGCCGGCGTCCTCTCGGCCGACGTGCTCAACTACATCCCCTACTACACGTTCGGCTTTTTCGCACTGGGAATCATCACGATCCGTGGGACCCTCGGCAGCGGACTCGGTACCCAACTGGTCGCGTTCGCCGTCCTCTTTCTCACGCTCGTCTCGGCCGTTTTCGTTGCAATTCGTCGACCAAGCGTCGTCTACACCCTCGTTCTCACAGTCACAGACGGAATTTACCAAGTCGTTAGCCAGTTCACAACTCGCTTCGACGACCATCTCGAGGCCAGCGCGGTCCGTGATCGTCTCGATGGATTCTACGGCTCGCTCGAGCGCATCACGGCGGATCGGCCGACGCTCCTCGTCGCAGCGGTTGCCGCCCATCTCGGCATGGCGTTTCTCATGCTCCCGGTCTATCTTGGCGGGTTGGCAATCGGCGCTGAACTCGCTCTCCCAATTGTCGCACTCGTCGTCGCACTTGGTAAACTCGGTTCGGTCGTCCCCGCACCCGGCGGCACCGGCGGCGTCGAAACGATGATCACCGCCGGCCTGACCGCGCTCGCCGGCCTCGAGCCCGCAGCTGCGTTGACCATCGCACTCATCTACCGACTGAGCACGTACTGGCTCACGGTTGGGCTTGGAAGCGTTGCCGCAGTCGACGTCCTGGTTCGGCAAGCCGAGTAATGGACAGGACTCCGATGGGACTTTTGGGCACCCGCGCGTACGGGCGAGTATGAAAATACGGGGCGAGCGCGAGTGTACGGAGTGTGGGACGCGCTGGTCGTACTACGAAACCGGAAGCATCGGCTGTCCCGCCTGCGGGAGCATCCAGAGCGTCGGCACTGACGAGCGTACCGAACACACGGACCTGCCACTCGAGTTCGATCTCACGCCGATCCGGAGCGATATCGACGACGTGAAAACGAGCGAACTCGCCGACCGCGCACACGATCACTGCCGTGAGTACGTGCGCCGTCGCGGATTCGTCAATGCCGGCCAGTTGCGCGACCTCGACGAGACGTACCTTGCAGCGACCGAACTGCTGCACGTCTCCGATATCGTCGCCCGAGAGATCCGCCTCGAGGACCGCGAGGAACTGTACTTTCTGTCCGTACTCCGCGATGCAGACCTCGGTGAACGACCCCCACCCGAGGACGTCCCGCCCTCGCTGCAGGCCGCCCGCGGCCTCGCCTCCGCAAACGCCGTCCGCGAATATCGACGCGACATCCGGACGTGGCTCGAGGAACAGCAGACAGATCTGACCACGAGCGAACGCAGCGCCCTTGAGACGCTTGGCGAACACGTCACCCGTATCCGGATGCTCGAGGGCGATATCGACCCACAGACGGCCGACCGGTTGGTCGAAGCGACGCGAGAACTGGCGAACGGACTGCGCGGTGACGAACTCGCCGTCAATCGCGCACAGGACCGACTCGAGGGTCTCGAACTCAGTCCTTAGGGAAGGTCGACGTCGACGCCTTCCTGCAGGCTTGCAGCCTTGACGGTATTGTACAGCAAGAGCGCGCGCGTCATCGGGCCGACGCCGCCGGGGACGGGCGTGATCGCACTCGCTTGTTCTTTCGCGCTCTCGAATTCGACGTCACCGACAAGTTCGTAGCCCTTCTCGGTGTCCGCATCGACACGGTTGACGCCCACATCGATCACGACTGCGCCCTCGCCGATCATCGAGCCGTCGACGAGTTCCGGCGCGCCTGCGGCGGCGACGACGATATCCGCGCTGCGCGTCTTTTCGGCAAGATCATCGGTGCGGGAGTGACAGACCGTCACCGTCGCGTTGCCGTCGTCGGCCTTCTGGATCAGCAGGTTTGCAAGCGGCTTGCCAACGATATCCGAGCGGCCGACGATTGTCACGTCTTTGCCTTCAGTTTCGACGCCAGCCGACTCGAGCAGTTTCTGGACGCCGTGGGGCGTACAGGGACGGAAGCGGGCGTCGCCAGCGACGAGACGACCGACGTTTTCGGGGTGGAAGCCGTCGACGTCCTTCGCGGGGTCGACGCGACGGATAACCTCGCGGTAGTCGACGTGGTCCGGCACTGGGGCCTGCACGATGTAGCCGTGGACGTCGTCGTTGTCGTTCAGCGCGGCGATTTCGTCGTACAGCGTCTCCGGTGAGGCGTCGCCGTCGACGTCGACGTGATAGCTCTCGATGCCGACCTCCTCGCAGTCGCGCTGTTTCATGTTGACGTACGTTTCGCTGGCGGGATCGTCGCCCATCAGCACCGTCGCCAAGCCCGGTCGTGCGCCCGCGTCGGCGAGCGTCTCGATGGCGTCGGTCAGATCGTCACGAATCTCGCTCGCGACAGCGTTACCGTCGATAATCTCGGTCTCACTCATACTCGAGTGGGCAATCGCGAGGCTCATTAACCCTCGGATTCGTGCCCACATTGAGCCAGATCAACGCACCCAATAATCACACTCGTGCATACTATCCATGAGGTTCGCGTTGCTCGTCACTCGCTCACGAACCCGTTTCGTACCCTCCCCAGACCTGCCGGCGGGGAAGCCGCGGGGTAGAATTATTGGTGATTAGACACGAGATCACATATGGGACAGTCAACGACGCCACCGAAACCAGACGGCGTACCGCTGTTCGGTCACGCCCTCGAGTTCTCGCGCGATCCGTTCGGTGCACTGGAGCAGTGGGCTGACCGCGGCGATCTCGTCCACCTCGAGTTTCCGGGTGAGACGTTCTATCTCGTCTCTGACCCGGAAATCGTCGAGGAGGTTCTCCACGACGGCGACGGGCGGTTCACAATCGCCGCACAGCAGCAACGGGCGTTCGCGGGTATCGAGGATCACGCCGTCACGACTACCGCCGGCAATCGATGGCAACAGCTTCGACGGGCGCTCCAGCCGGCGTTCACTCGAGACACCATCGATCGCTACGCGGACGCGATCGTTGAGCAGACGATTCGCCGAATCGAGATGTGGGACGACGGTGAGGAAATCGACCTCCATCGAGAGATGCGACTGCTCACACTCGATGTCCTCGCCGAGACGCTCCTGAGCGTGGATATCCGTGGCGACGAAGACGTCGTCCTGAACGCGACGGACGCCCTCATCGACCGAAGCGATCCGCGACGGCCTGGTCAACTGGTCCCGGGCTGGGTGCCGACCCCGACCGAACGTCGGTTCCGACGGGCCGTAACCGAACTCGACGACTACATTGATCGGTGTCTCGAGGCGCGGCGAGAAGCGGACCGCGAGAAGCGCGCCAGGAACGGGAGCAAAAACACGAACAAGACCAGGACCGACGCCTGCTCGGTGTTGCTCGAGGCCCACGACCGCGGCGAACTGACTCTCGAGGAGGTCCGTCACAATCTCGTCGCGCTCTTACTCGCCGGATCCGACACCTCGGCGCTGAGCCTTACCTACTGCTGGCATCTCCTGCATGAACACCCCGACGTTCGACGGTCGCTCGTCGCGGAGTGCGACGAGCACGTCGGTGACGGACGGCCAGATCTCGAGTCACTCGAGCACCTCGAGACCCACCGAAACGTCGTTGCTGAGACGCTGCGGCTGTATCCGCCGGCGTGGAACACGATGCGGAAAGCGACCGAGCCGGTGACTCTCGGCGGCTACCAGTTGCCGGCCGGCGCGGAACTCCTGCTCCCGCAGTGGGTGTTGCACCGGGATGAGCGGTTCTGGGACTCGCCGACGGCGTTTCGGCCGTCGCGATGGGAGGGCGACGACGCCGACCGGCCCCAGTACGCCTACTTCCCGTTCAGTGGAGGTCCACGCCACTGCATCGGCATGCACTTCGCCCGACTGGAACTGCACCTCGCGCTGGCAACGATGGTCGACCGCGTCGCACTCGAGGTCGCACTCGAGGAGCCACTGACGTTCGCACCGACGATTGCGCTCCGGCCGGAGCCCGAGATCACGGCGACCGTACGACGGCACTGAGACAATTCAACGACACTGGAATGGAGATCGTTAGGAGAGTTCCGAGCGGACGGTCTCTGAAAGGATGGCCGAGCGCGCGTTGTGCTCGTAGCCGTCCCGGACCCCATTGACGACATAGGCGAACGCGAGGTCAGTCTCCGGTTCGGCCCACGTCATGCTACTGCCGAGGCCGCCGTGTCCGAACGTCCCTTCGGGTGAGGGAACCCCGCGGCGGTCCGGCAGCGCACCGCCGAACTGAAAGCCGAGTCCGTACCGATCCGCAGTTCCAAGATCCGCCTCGAGTGGTTCATCGACGTGAACCTCGAGTACCTCCTCGACGGTGTCCTCGCTCAGAATGCGTGTGCCGTCGAATTCGCCGCCGTTCAGGTAGCAGGCGTAAAAGCGCGCGAGTTCCCGTGTCGGGCCGATACCAGTCCAGGCGGGGTTGAGTCCTTCCTGGACTGCCTCCTGATTGTACGTCTCCGCGGCCTCCGCGGTCGTGTAGCCGGCCATCAGTCCCGCTTCGCCGACCCGGTCGTAGGGTTCGAAGCCGGCGAGCGTCGCGACATCGACGTCCTCGTCCGCAGGGCGGCCGATGTGTGTGCGATCCATTCCCAGCGGCTCGAAGACGTGCTCGCGCGCGAAATCGTCGATTCGCTCGCCCGTCACCTGTCGCACTAACTCGCCGACAATCCAGCCGAAACTGTAGAACTGGTAGGAAGTCTCCTCGCCCGGCGAGAACTCGAGGTCGGCCTCTTCGACGCCCGCCCCCAGCGCGTCGGGGTCCGTCCAATCTTCGTAGGCCTGATCGACCGGTGTCTCGGGAATGCCGGACTGGTGGGTGAGCACGTGGCGAACCGTCACCTCAGCCTTTTCTGAATCCTCATCGGCAAAGTCGGGCCAGTGTTCGACAATCGGGTCGTCGAACTCGAGTGCGCCCTCGTCCGCCAAGACGTGCACGCAGGCCGCCGCGAGCGGTTTGGTGTTCGAAAAGAGGACGAATCTCGAGTCGGACTCTGTGTCAACCCCATCGGGCTCGCTCTCGTCCATCGGCATGTCGTCGCCGTCCTCCGTACCCGTGATTCCGCCCGCGAGGTCGACGACGAGGTCCTCACCCTGATACACCGCGAGTTGGGCCCCGTGGTGGAGGCCATCCTCGAGTTGGGACTGAAACTGGCCTTCGATGCGCTCGAGTCCTCGAAGGATCGTCTCGGGGTCGTCTTCGTCCTCAACCGAGTTCGTCAGGCTTGCTCGAGATGTGCTGGCCGATCCTGTCGCCCCGACGAGTACGGCCACTCCGGCGGTGCCCACCGACGAAAGCACCGCCCGTCGACTGGTCGTGTGATCGTTCGACATGGGGAACGAACATGACGGAGCAGGGCAAAGCTGGTGCGCGCGTATTCTGGTCTTTTGCGTCGCGTTCGCTGCCGCTCTCGAGCGGGCATGAATTTGTACCGAGCACAGGCGGAGGTCCGCGAGCATCGCTACAGCGACGTGCAGTGGCGCGCAGTCCTCGAGAAAGATTAAAAACGCGTTATTCGTAGAGCGGGTTCTCGTCGCAGAGTTGGTCGACTTCCTCGAGGACTTCCTCGCGAACGTCTTCGTCCGTCGGGTTGTCGATGACACGGGTAATGAGATCGGCGACCGTGCGGCAGTCGTCTTCGTCGAAGCCGCGGGTGGTCAGGCCGGGCGTGCCCGCGCGGATACCCGAGGGGTTAAACGCCGAGCGCGTCTCGCCGGGCACCGTGTTGCCGTTGAGGACGATGCCCGCGGCCTCGAGGGCGTCTTCGGCGTCGCCGCCGGAGGTGTCGGGGTGGCTCTCGCGCAGGTCGACGAGGACGAGGTGGTTGTCGGTGCCTTCCGAGACGAGCGAGAAGCCGTTCTCGGCGAGTTGCTCGCCGAGCGCTTTCGCGTTGGCGACGGTCTGTTCGGCGTAGTCTTCGAATTCGGGCTCGAGGGCTTCCTTGAAGCCGACGGCCTTGCCGGCGATGTTGTGCATGAGTGGGCCGCCCTGGCCGCCGGGGAAGACAGCCGAGTCAATGCCGTCTGCGTACTCTTCGTCGCACATGACGATGCCGCCGCGGCCGGCGCGGATGGTCTTGTGCGTGCTGCCGGTAACGAAGTCGGCGATGCCGACGGGCGAGTCGTGGACGCCCGCGGCGACGAGACCGGTGATGTGGGCGATGTCCGCCAGATGGAGCGCGTCAACGCTGTCGGCGGCTTCTTGGATGCGTTCCCACTCAATCTCGCGTGGGTACGCGGAGTACCCCGAAACGATGATATCGGGTTCGAACTCCTCAGCGTGTTCGGCAAGCCCCTCGTAGTCGAGATAACCCGTCTCGGCGTCGACCTCGTACTGCTCGACATCGTACAGCTGGCCAACGAAGTTCGCCGGGTGACCGTGGCTCAGGTGGCCGCCGTGGGTCAGATCCAGCGAGAGGATCTTGTCGCCCGGCTCGAGCATGGCGAAGTAGACGGCCTGATTGGCTTGCGTGCCCGAGTGGGGCTGGACGTTGACGTGTTCCGGACCGAACAGTTCCGTTGCTCGGTCGATTGCGAGTTGTTCGATTTCGTCGGCGTACTCACAGCCGCCGTAGTATCGTTCGCCGGGGTAGCCCTCGGCGTACTTGTTCGTCAGCGCGCTGCCCTGGGCATCGAGGACGGCCTCGCTCACGTGATTCTCGCTGGCGATCATCTGCAGCGACGACCGCTGACGGTCAACCTCGTTCTCGAGTGCGTCGGCGACGTCGGGATCGACCTCCCGAACCTGATCGTGTTCCATATCCGATGTGCGGACTGGTGGCTGTATAAGTGTACCTTTCCGCCGCCAGCGCTGGACACGCTGTCGTGACCGCCCGGGTACCGAGACGCCTCGAGAACACCAGACTGATTACAGCGCAGTTAGCCAGTCAGAGGTATCAACGTGACGTCCTGGAAACACCTCGTGTCTGTTGTCGGCCCGACC
The Natronolimnobius baerhuensis DNA segment above includes these coding regions:
- a CDS encoding cytochrome P450 — its product is MGQSTTPPKPDGVPLFGHALEFSRDPFGALEQWADRGDLVHLEFPGETFYLVSDPEIVEEVLHDGDGRFTIAAQQQRAFAGIEDHAVTTTAGNRWQQLRRALQPAFTRDTIDRYADAIVEQTIRRIEMWDDGEEIDLHREMRLLTLDVLAETLLSVDIRGDEDVVLNATDALIDRSDPRRPGQLVPGWVPTPTERRFRRAVTELDDYIDRCLEARREADREKRARNGSKNTNKTRTDACSVLLEAHDRGELTLEEVRHNLVALLLAGSDTSALSLTYCWHLLHEHPDVRRSLVAECDEHVGDGRPDLESLEHLETHRNVVAETLRLYPPAWNTMRKATEPVTLGGYQLPAGAELLLPQWVLHRDERFWDSPTAFRPSRWEGDDADRPQYAYFPFSGGPRHCIGMHFARLELHLALATMVDRVALEVALEEPLTFAPTIALRPEPEITATVRRH
- a CDS encoding serine hydrolase domain-containing protein, with product MSNDHTTSRRAVLSSVGTAGVAVLVGATGSASTSRASLTNSVEDEDDPETILRGLERIEGQFQSQLEDGLHHGAQLAVYQGEDLVVDLAGGITGTEDGDDMPMDESEPDGVDTESDSRFVLFSNTKPLAAACVHVLADEGALEFDDPIVEHWPDFADEDSEKAEVTVRHVLTHQSGIPETPVDQAYEDWTDPDALGAGVEEADLEFSPGEETSYQFYSFGWIVGELVRQVTGERIDDFAREHVFEPLGMDRTHIGRPADEDVDVATLAGFEPYDRVGEAGLMAGYTTAEAAETYNQEAVQEGLNPAWTGIGPTRELARFYACYLNGGEFDGTRILSEDTVEEVLEVHVDEPLEADLGTADRYGLGFQFGGALPDRRGVPSPEGTFGHGGLGSSMTWAEPETDLAFAYVVNGVRDGYEHNARSAILSETVRSELS
- the glyA gene encoding serine hydroxymethyltransferase, which translates into the protein MEHDQVREVDPDVADALENEVDRQRSSLQMIASENHVSEAVLDAQGSALTNKYAEGYPGERYYGGCEYADEIEQLAIDRATELFGPEHVNVQPHSGTQANQAVYFAMLEPGDKILSLDLTHGGHLSHGHPANFVGQLYDVEQYEVDAETGYLDYEGLAEHAEEFEPDIIVSGYSAYPREIEWERIQEAADSVDALHLADIAHITGLVAAGVHDSPVGIADFVTGSTHKTIRAGRGGIVMCDEEYADGIDSAVFPGGQGGPLMHNIAGKAVGFKEALEPEFEDYAEQTVANAKALGEQLAENGFSLVSEGTDNHLVLVDLRESHPDTSGGDAEDALEAAGIVLNGNTVPGETRSAFNPSGIRAGTPGLTTRGFDEDDCRTVADLITRVIDNPTDEDVREEVLEEVDQLCDENPLYE